The window GTCCAAAGGAATGTTATTTATCTTATCCATTTAGGATAACCCAACAACAAGAAAGGGATAAGCGGGCAATCAAATGGAGAGTGAAGGAGAAGGGGTGGGCATCCAAAAGAGGAATGGGAAGAGGAAGGTCAGGTGCAGAGTAGATAACCAAACAGAGGAAAAAATCAGAATGGCGTATTTCCAATCTAGCATGAAATGTACTAACACCCTGCAGGATCATCATCCAAAACAAATAACTGACATTGCATCTGATGGTTAAGAAGCCCATTCCACACATGCAAGAATATGAGAACAGGAATAGCATTTACCAATGGATAAACTGAAAAAAAGGGGAAGTAGATGGTAGAATTACCAATCATGCAGTACACCGACCAAGCCTCTGTCCACTATCAATGGAAGGTAGTTTGGTCCTCCTGTTGGGACCACGTTCATTACCCATACAGACTTCCCGGCTTCCAGTAGTGCTGAATTGAAACCACCAAAATGAGCGTTCATGTCTAGTACATTCCGGACCATGTTATAAGGTGGAGAAGGATCCTCTTCACCAGGTCTCTTTGGATGATCAGAGAATATTATAGGTGACAAAACAGACCAATAATTAGGGAGTGTTGTTTTCCAGTTCTCTGCATCTTCCCTAAAGTCTGCTGGATGCAGgcctgaaaaaatatataaagaacatGGATAAGGCAAAAGGCATACAAGGTATGGATATCCATACTCAGTTCTATATTATGTAGTTTGTCCACCAAGATGCTGTTCcaaaatcatgtaaaaagaatatcaattaCCGTATACTGTAAGCTCACTCTTGTTCAAGTGAGACCTAGAAGGCCAGTTTGTCTTCTCTTGGATAGGAATCCATCGGCGACTCTGTGTTCCAGCTATGCACCCTTGGAGTGGTCTATAATAAGGAGATTCAACATCATGAGCTTTACTGCAGGTGGAAGGGCCTGCACCGGGCTTCCTATCATAACAAAGCATATTAAGCTACCAATCAGAACCACCCCTTAGTCATCATAATTatgtagagatttttttttaaccgatTTATGCATAGATGCATATGCATGCTCTTTAAGCATTATACTGATGCAAATTCAACCAAAATCAATCCAATTTTCAATATGCAAGTAGATATCTTGCCAGTGGCATTACCGTGAACTATAGCAGCTTTTTTTACTTGTCTTTTTCCATAAAACAGTTTCATCTTGTTGTGACAGCATCTCCCAGCAGAGATTTTCAGCAAAATCTCGTACAAAGTTCCACCTTTTCTGGTTCTCTTTGTTACGAGCATTGGTAAGTGGTGAAGTCCAGACAAAATACCCACCGGGCTTCAAAACTCTGTCAGCttcgattaaaaaaataccatctGCAGCATGTGACGTGAATATTTAGCAGTGTTTACATGACCGGTTTCACACAGCAAAtagcaaacaagattctaaaGTTAACAGTTGCAGGCACACTGTTTGAAGACTGTCTGGTCTTTTCAACAATCATTTTCCAGCAATCAGATTTAAAACCAGGTAACCCAATGGAGGAGAGTAATTAGTAGCCTATGAGTTGTGCACACTTATTCAACCTCTAGACCTctggaattaaaattaaaaacgaaTATGAAGCTGGCAAAGTAATACTTGATGGAATAACTTTGAGATAGATCTGCAATATTAGATTTTGAAAAGAGGCTATGTAAATTGGACAAATATAAGGTAGATCGTGCTTATCATTGTTTACTAGTAATTTGTACACTTTATTCCAACTCTTATCCATACAGACTTCTGATAATCTATTACAGTTAATGTGAACACTAAATTTGCATAGTTTTCCCTGTCAAATATGCAGTGAAGTGAATTTTAAGCACAAAATAGAATTTAGTTGACATTGTAATTTCTTCATAAGATGTGATACGCATTCATATCAGTATTCATATATGTTCCACATTGTCACAATGATCACTAAATAAGACATCAGAACCAATACCTTTGTGGTCCCAATCAACACCACATCGTGCACAATGCAACATATCAAAGGAAAGAGAAGGGTATGGCAATTGATTCGAAGTAAAAGAACCAATCATCGCAGGAAGACCTCTTTCAAGAGTAAGTTGAACTTGACTGCCTGAAGGCTCATAGTTTGCAATGCACATAGTTAAGAGCTGCTTTGAAAAGAGATGTGCTCCAAAGCTACCATAACCACATCCTATATCCAAAATGGTTCTCACCTGCAAGAATCAGGAAATAAACATGGGTAGTTATTACATGTATTGCACAGAGAGCATAACTAGTTTCAGATGGCTGCAGAGTACAAGTGAGCTGCATAATTTCCATTCTTGACAGCATTTGACATCATACTGTCATAGAGCACTAAAAtggtttcttcttctcctttttttatcttttccattTGATAACTAATCAAAGAGcactattatattttatagaatttaGACTGCACGTTGCTCAAACCTTGTATTCTGGGTTGCACATTGctcaaattaaaaggtttaaaTTTGAAAACTAGTTACTCCAACAGTTTACTAAAAAAAGACTCTTATTAGTTAACGAAACCACTCTGTATCCAATACCAGACTACAGTAATGCTACAAACTAAGAAAGTACATGAGACAtaattaaacttattttaaggttcccaaaagggaaaaaaaatataggggcTTACCCCAGCTTGTACAAAGTTGGATTCATTTCTCAGTCCAATCATTTCAGCAATTTGATGTGAGTAATCTTCAACACCATCAAACATGGGAGAGGCTGAACGAAAAGAAATCTGCTCTTCATCCAACATCATCATCCTGCCAACCACGGTAACAGAGAAATCAACAGAGGATAACAAGGAAATACAAGTGCAAGTAATACAGTAAAGTCCATTCACTTACCTCTTTGTCAAACTACCAGATGAAAGAACCTCTTGTGCAGTAAGTTTTACATTTGCAACCCAGATGATGTCTCTTCCCGTAGGCCAATGAAGAGGGATCCTATAATTTACAGGAGGAAGCACCATGCAACTTTGCCTCGAACTCTGCCCACAATGACGATCATTCTCGCTACCATCAGAATATCCCAAAGCAAGATTCTCGGAAACATTGAAGCAAGGAACATAAATTTCAGACTCTTGAGAACAGAACTCCAATTCTTGCAACCTGGAGGAACCAAGAGATAGCTCCCCAATATCCCACATGTCAGAAACAAGTTGCTCCTGGAGTCGCCTATAAGTGTGTAATATTTGACCCCTTGACAATGTCGATATTGAGATCGTCCACCAAAAAGATCCGGTAAGAGCAAGAAC is drawn from Populus nigra chromosome 5, ddPopNigr1.1, whole genome shotgun sequence and contains these coding sequences:
- the LOC133694463 gene encoding probable pectin methyltransferase QUA2 isoform X1 translates to MSRPLHRGATGIRISGNSNDLWDSQMKDKTEKEDMDRNRSSDQSYLALKFPFRVLFPDNNSPSKYVNGESGFASDPFSVGSPRSRHKLTLLLLKLSLAVIVVLALTGSFWWTISISTLSRGQILHTYRRLQEQLVSDMWDIGELSLGSSRLQELEFCSQESEIYVPCFNVSENLALGYSDGSENDRHCGQSSRQSCMVLPPVNYRIPLHWPTGRDIIWVANVKLTAQEVLSSGSLTKRMMMLDEEQISFRSASPMFDGVEDYSHQIAEMIGLRNESNFVQAGVRTILDIGCGYGSFGAHLFSKQLLTMCIANYEPSGSQVQLTLERGLPAMIGSFTSNQLPYPSLSFDMLHCARCGVDWDHKDGIFLIEADRVLKPGGYFVWTSPLTNARNKENQKRWNFVRDFAENLCWEMLSQQDETVLWKKTSKKSCYSSRKPGAGPSTCSKAHDVESPYYRPLQGCIAGTQSRRWIPIQEKTNWPSRSHLNKSELTVYGLHPADFREDAENWKTTLPNYWSVLSPIIFSDHPKRPGEEDPSPPYNMVRNVLDMNAHFGGFNSALLEAGKSVWVMNVVPTGGPNYLPLIVDRGLVGVLHDWCEPFPTYPRSYDLVHAEGLLSLQTRQQRWCTMLDLFTEIDRLLRPEGWVIMRDTAPLVESARRLTTRLKWDARVIEIESNSDDRLLICQKPFFKRQGVTS
- the LOC133694463 gene encoding probable pectin methyltransferase QUA2 isoform X3: MNFHSHLHIYKSKVKSLNGIKSYRMSRPLHRGATGIRISGNSNDLWDSQMKDKTEKEDMDRNRSSDQSYLALKFPFRVLFPDNNSPSKYVNGESGFASDPFSVGSPRSRHKLTLLLLKLSLAVIVVLALTGSFWWTISISTLSRGQILHTYRRLQEQLVSDMWDIGELSLGSSRLQELEFCSQESEIYVPCFNVSENLALGYSDGSENDRHCGQSSRQSCMVLPPVNYRIPLHWPTGRDIIWVANVKLTAQEVLSSGSLTKRMMMLDEEQISFRSASPMFDGVEDYSHQIAEMIGLRNESNFVQAGVRTILDIGCGYGSFGAHLFSKQLLTMCIANYEPSGSQVQLTLERGLPAMIGSFTSNQLPYPSLSFDMLHCARCGVDWDHKDGIFLIEADRVLKPGGYFVWTSPLTNARNKENQKRWNFVRDFAENLCWEMLSQQDETVLWKKTSKKSCYSSRKPGAGPSTCSKAHDVESPYYRPLQGCIAGTQSRRWIPIQEKTNWPSRSHLNKSELTVYGLHPADFREDAENWKTTLPNYWSVLSPIIFSDHPKRPGEEDPSPPYNMVRNVLDMNAHFGGFNSALLEAGKSVWVMNVVPTGGPNYLPLIVDRGLVGVLHDWCEPFPTYPRSYDLVHAEGLLSLQTRQQRWCTMLDLFTEIDRLLRPEGWVIMRDTAPLVESARRLTTRLKWDARVIEIESNSDDRLLICQKPFFKRQGVTS
- the LOC133694463 gene encoding probable pectin methyltransferase QUA2 isoform X2, which produces MSRPLHRGATGIRISGNSNDLWDSQMKDKTEKEDMDRNRSSDQSYLALKFPFRVLFPDNNSPSKYVNGESGFASDPFSVGSPRSRHKLTLLLLKLSLAVIVVLALTGSFWWTISISTLSRGQILHTYRRLQEQLVSDMWDIGELSLGSSRLQELEFCSQESEIYVPCFNVSENLALGYSDGSENDRHCGQSSRQSCMVLPPVNYRIPLHWPTGRDIIWVANVKLTAQEVLSSGSLTKRMMMLDEEQISFRSASPMFDGVEDYSHQIAEMIGLRNESNFVQAGVRTILDIGCGYGSFGAHLFSKQLLTMCIANYEPSGSQVQLTLERGLPAMIGSFTSNQLPYPSLSFDMLHCARCGVDWDHKDGIFLIEADRVLKPGGYFVWTSPLTNARNKENQKRWNFVRDFAENLCWEMLSQQDETVLWKKTSKKSCYSSRKPGAGPSTCSKAHDVESPYYRPLQGCIAGTQSRRWIPIQEKTNWPSRSHLNKSELTVYGLHPADFREDAENWKTTLPNYWSVLSPIIFSDHPKRPGEEDPSPPYNMVRNVLDMNAHFGGFNSALLEAGKSVWVMNVVPTGGPNYLPLIVDRGLVGVLHDWVG